A window of Cumulibacter manganitolerans contains these coding sequences:
- a CDS encoding MinD/ParA family ATP-binding protein → MRDLPPAPARGWRRLVHTLTGGSINPGPSPAEQRHRELLEAVRTRATQPEVIATICLKGGIGKTSTTAGVGLTLARHRGDRIIALDANPDAGDLYERTCPGTPPATLTDLAAHASDVASMTDLNRYAGIADRLSVIAGDQEPTISESLSADDFVTALQAVQHYYNVVMVDCGTGVTHPSMVGILSNARHVLIAGGYAVSGARRAESTLRWLTAHGYHHLARTAAVVLTQTTTVSNIVDTAAIENTLAQHSATVIRVPHDQAVADGTTISLDRLQPATADAYLQIAASIARNFH, encoded by the coding sequence GTGCGCGACCTCCCGCCCGCGCCGGCGCGGGGCTGGCGCCGGCTCGTGCACACCCTCACCGGCGGCAGCATCAACCCCGGCCCCTCCCCTGCCGAGCAGCGCCACCGCGAGCTGCTCGAGGCCGTGCGCACCCGCGCCACGCAGCCCGAGGTCATCGCGACCATCTGCCTCAAAGGCGGCATCGGCAAGACCAGCACCACCGCCGGCGTCGGGCTCACCCTCGCCCGCCACCGCGGCGACCGCATCATCGCCCTGGACGCCAACCCCGACGCCGGCGACCTGTACGAGCGGACCTGCCCCGGCACTCCCCCCGCCACCCTCACCGACCTCGCCGCCCACGCCAGCGACGTGGCCAGCATGACCGACCTCAACCGCTACGCCGGCATCGCCGACCGGCTGTCGGTCATCGCCGGCGACCAAGAACCCACCATCAGCGAATCGCTGTCCGCCGACGACTTCGTCACCGCCCTACAGGCCGTGCAGCACTACTACAACGTCGTCATGGTCGACTGCGGCACCGGCGTCACCCACCCCTCCATGGTCGGCATCCTCAGCAACGCCCGGCACGTCCTCATCGCCGGCGGCTACGCCGTCTCCGGCGCCCGCCGCGCCGAAAGCACCCTGCGCTGGCTCACCGCCCACGGCTACCACCACCTCGCCCGCACCGCCGCCGTCGTGCTCACCCAGACCACCACCGTCAGCAACATCGTCGACACCGCCGCCATCGAGAACACCCTCGCCCAGCACTCCGCCACCGTCATCCGCGTCCCCCACGACCAAGCCGTCGCCGACGGCACCACCATCAGCCTCGACCGTCTCCAGCCCGCGACCGCCGACGCCTACCTCCAGATCGCCGCCAGCATCGCGCGCAACTTCCACTGA